Proteins from a single region of Corylus avellana chromosome ca11, CavTom2PMs-1.0:
- the LOC132164974 gene encoding G-type lectin S-receptor-like serine/threonine-protein kinase LECRK1, whose amino-acid sequence MQDDGNLAAYPVDISRLPYDIFWSSGTNNSGTDVMLTLNRSGVLFLHGGHLGVRILASSHYPDKKNGTIIHRATLDADGIFRLYSHHFESDNSSSMLVEWSSLANHCEVGGFCGWSSYCSGVGNKAQCNCFPGFDFVNPSNKFLGCYRNFNDNGCRRREHPAMLYRIVSLENILWGDYPYSSEQMKKEDCGISCLEDCNCGAVLYKSGGCYKYKLPLRYSRASKNISAMAFFKVIKENIKAPPIPLPPEIFGPKIERKRGLILILAITLGSISCLCFMFAIYTLFRYRHQVYRYRSLSENTNLGLIEEFTLRSFSYNELEQATDGFKEELGKGTFGVVYKGTIPGGNKTIAVKRLEKFVEEGQRAFRAEITAIARTHHRNLVRLLGFCMEGSRKLLVYEYMSNGSLADLLFKAKMRPIWKERVRIARDVARGILYLHDECEVHVIHSNIKPQNILMDDTWTAKISDFGLAKLLLPNQSKTAVEAERTAGYIYLAPEWKMNALISVKADIYSFGIVLLEIVCCRSSITVNVTTTDEIILSSWVYDCFMAGELEKLVEDENMDFMTLERMVKVGLWCIQEDPALRPLMKNVILMLEGTMDVPVPPSPVGSLVVS is encoded by the coding sequence ATGCAGGACGATGGAAACCTTGCGGCCTACCCTGTAGACATCTCGCGTCTACCATATGACATTTTCTGGTCTTCTGGAACAAACAACAGCGGTACCGATGTAATGCTGACTCTTAATCGTTCAGGCGTTCTTTTCCTACACGGAGGTCATTTGGGCGTACGCATTTTGGCAAGTAGCCACTATCCTGACAAGAAAAATGGAACTATTATCCACCGTGCAACACTTGATGCGGATGGGATCTTTAGATTGTATTCACACCACTTTGAGAGCGATAATAGCTCAAGTATGTTGGTGGAATGGTCGTCGTTGGCTAACCACTGTGAAGTCGGCGGCTTCTGTGGATGGAGTAGTTACTGCTCAGGAGTGGGCAACAAAGCACAATGCAACTGTTTTCCTGGATTTGATTTCGTCAACCCCAGCAATAAGTTCCTCGGCTGCTACAGGAACTTCAATGACAATGGTTGCAGACGTCGTGAACATCCAGCGATGCTGTACCGCATCGTTTCTTTGGAAAACATATTGTGGGGTGATTATCCTTACTCATCGGAACAAATGAAGAAGGAAGATTGCGGCATATCTTGCTTGGAAGATTGTAATTGCGGAGCCGTATTATATAAGAGTGGTGGTTGCTACAAATATAAACTTCCACTTAGATATAGTAGAGCAAGTAAAAACATATCAGCTATGGCTTTCTTCAAGGTgattaaggaaaatatcaaagcCCCTCCAATCCCCTTACCTCCAGAAATCTTTGGTCCAAAGATCGAAAGGAAAAGAGGTCTGATTTTGATTCTTGCCATAACCTTGGGTTCTATTTCATGCCTTTGTTTCATGTTTGCCATCTATACTCTGTTTAGATACAGACATCAAGTTTACAGGTATAGAAGTCTGtcagaaaatacaaatttgGGATTGATTGAAGAGTTTACTTTGCGATCATTTTCTTATAATGAGCTTGAGCAAGCAACAGATGGCTTCAAGGAAGAGTTAGGTAAGGGCACTTTTGGAGTTGTTTACAAAGGAACTATACCTGGAGGTAACAAAACTATTGCTGTTAAAAGACTAGAGAAATTCGTGGAAGAAGGGCAAAGGGCATTTCGAGCTGAAATTACAGCAATTGCAAGAACTCATCACAGAAACTTGGTTCGATTGCTTGGATTTTGTATGGAGGGCTCTAGAAAGCTTCTTGTTTATGAATACATGAGCAATGGCTCACTTGCAGATCTACTCTTCAAGGCTAAGATGCGCCCCATTTGGAAAGAAAGAGTAAGAATTGCACGGGATGTGGCCAGAGGGATTCTCTATCTACACGATGAGTGTGAAGTCCATGTCATCCACTCCAACATAAAGCCCCAAAACATACTTATGGATGATACATGGACTGCAAAGATCTCTGATTTTGGGTTGGCAAAGCTATTACTGCCAAATCAATCAAAAACAGCTGTGGAGGCCGAGCGGACAGCTGGGTACATCTACTTGGCACCTGAGTGGAAAATGAACGCCTTGATATCAGTAAAAGCAGACATATACAGTTTTGGTATTGTGCTTTTGGAGATTGTATGTTGCAGAAGCAGTATAACGGTAAATGTTACAACGACAGATGAGATAATTCTTTCTAGTTGGGTTTATGACTGCTTTATGGCTGGAGAATTGGAGAAGCTTGTTGAAGATGAAAACATGGACTTCATGACTTTGGAAAGAATGGTAAAAGTAGGGTTATGGTGCATCCAAGAAGATCCAGCTTTGCGTCCTTTAATGAAAAATGTAATCTTGATGTTGGAAGGGACAATGGATGTTCCCGTCCCTCCATCTCCAGTTGGTTCCCTTGTTGTTTCATAA